The Anolis carolinensis isolate JA03-04 chromosome 2, rAnoCar3.1.pri, whole genome shotgun sequence genome contains the following window.
gatcgtaattttgtcaatgtctattattattattattattattattattattattattattattagttgaacGTATGCTATTTCCCATTCTTTGTTGATTTTAGTGATTTTTTCACCtacaaaaataatttcagcacAACCCTGTCGAAGTTAACACTCTATTATGACACATGTCCATCTTGATTTACTACTATCTACCTAACCTCCTGCGTTTCTGAAAATTATTCAAATTTTTAAACTGCTTTACTTTGCAAACTCTCTCCCAAATCCTTTCCTGGTAAAGATTaggcaaaactttgtctttgttgcTTCTACTCTGGACCAATTTCAACTCAGCTTTTGAATGGCAGCTACCAGGACTGTGAAGCAGTACATCCTTCCTGTCTCTCATTTCAACTACTTTAGGCATACTAGCAATTATTTTTACATAGCTTTTTCCCGATGCACAGTTTTTGCAAAGGATTTTCTGTACAAGatctataaaaatattttaaagactgTCTCACTGAGCTTGGTCTATATATGATGTTGAACTACTGGATCTCTTACCAGTACACCACTGTAATATCAAAACTTCCCACAGTTGGCAAAGTTAATTCCCTCTAAAAGTGTTATGCAAGACCTTTTTATCTTATATTTAAAAGTATAAAGTTGACAACCATTGAGTTGAAGGGTACCAGATGGCCCACAGTTCTCCTTGCTCACTGTAGAAATCCTGGAAGATCTCTGTTGGTTTTAGATTTAGGACCACAAGACAGTGAAGCTCACATTATTCTATCGTTCAATTGTTCTGAGTGCTAAGAGGTTTTTCCAAATTTACAACTGAAAGCCACCCTTTTACAACCAAAGTCCATCAGATGCAATCAGGGCCAGTAGAAAACAAGACTTGAGAGATGAATGGACATTGATAATTAGTGAAGAAAGGTGGTCTCTGCACGGGCATAAGGAAATGTCTTGAGAATAATTAAGCGAACCGGGCCACTCTCCTGTGAACACAACAGTCAGCTAACATTAAACCACTAACATTCATTTCTAATAACAATTTAAGTCCATCAGGCTCTCCTTTTTCTTACCTGCTCAGCAAGAAGTTGCCTCTGTCCCATCAGGAACTGTTTCTGTTGCTCCATTAATAAATGCTTTTGCTGCTGTTCCCTCTGTTTCTGCTGATCAAGTAGCATTTGGTGCTGCTTCATTACAGCCGCTTGCTGCTGACTGTTGAGATAGGCCGTGTTTCCATGGTTACCTGCCATGGAAACACTTGGAGGCTGTGTGCTCCCACCAGGGCCAGTAACAGTCACAGGAATGCGAGGAACACTGGCCGGAGGATTCTGCTCCTGCAAAAGCAGGTAGAAAGATATTGCATAGAGAAATACATTTCCAGGGCTCTTCACCAGGCAATCACAGCTGCCTAACTCCAGCTCTGGCTGAAAGGAGACAGGAGACAACTTTCCATGTGGAGAAGCTGCCACCTAGAGGCTGCTCCAAGAAGCCTCACTGTGAACAGCAGCCCCAGAAGGATTCTATAGCCAAGGGGATTTACAAAAGAACCGTTTCCAATAAGGCAAAGGGAtgtgtttccttttttgttattttcttacTGCAGACCCAACTACTGCATaccaaaatgtcacaattttCAGTTAACAGTAGCATACTGAAGACTGCAACTATATTTatgtatctcctaccataaacctgcccgatctcttcgatcatcaggggaggccctcctgtcgccactgcctgtatcccagacccgcctggtgggaacaagggagagggccttctctgctgtggccccccgtttatggaactcactgcccatcgaaattaggcaagcccccactcttttagccttcaggaaagatttaaaaacctggcttttccgatgtgctttcggagagtaactattatacacttcttttgttactcccccaacatctaccctctagattgtttttatcttatgtccctggtctccgtgattgtattcttatccttttctcaccccaagttttaattaagtgtctcatgcggcccgccctgatatatatatatatatatatatatatatatatatatatatatatatatatatatatagtgttgcattgtatatgattatttattgtatgtttaattgtattatgatatgttgttttatattttgctatattgtactgttctgggcatggccccatgtaagccgccccgagtccccgttggggagatggtggcggggtataaataaagtttttttattattattattatatgtatatacatatatattaattaCTTATTACATGTAATTCCCACATGTACCAGTACTTAATAGGCCCTCACaccaaacacacacaacaacagagAGAGAAATTCTTTGACTTCCCACATTATCTGTGTGCAAGCACTGGTAATAGGCAATACCACGTGTGGTGTACTGATCCAATCCACAATGCCATCTATTCTCATGTAGCAAAGTAAATAATCAAACTGCCAATTATAGTACATTTTATAAAGATCTAAGAAAAGAGAAATCTTCAATCCTAGGCAAACTAACTCAAATATTAACTACACTCTATTTAACAGATCTTAAAGAACTGTTTAAAGAACAGATCTATGTTGCATATACAAAATACAGAGGTTCTATTTTGTTCAGCTCCCTCCGTCCTCCAAAAATAGTAATACCTTAAAGTATAAATTCAGCGGCAAACATCATGGGCAGTATATAGATCTCATCATGGGCAGTATACAGATCACATATGAGGtcatactttttcagtcaaaacaAGAAAGCATATTTACCCAATAAAGGGCTAATGCTAGAGATTATCTCTACTCTTGTGCacttttcaagttatttctgtcttatggtgaccctattagagggttttcttgacaagatttgttcagaggaagggttgcctttgcctccctctgaggctgagagaattggTCTTGTCCAATGGGTTTCCACAGTTTCCACCAGTGGTTTTCCACagtcaagcagggattcaaaacctTGCCTCCAGAGATGTAGTCCAATACCCtgactactacaccacactgacacTCTCTTCACTACTTTCTATATTAAGTTTCTACTGTAAGAACCTCCCATTTACCCATTTGTTCCACTTAATGAATCTTACTAGTCATATCCAAACTATCACTAGATACACTTACCTGGCTGTGTGATACTAGAGGCCTATATGCAATGTTTCCAGATTTCTTCACTGCAAACATCCCATTCTGCTCTTCACTCATATGAGGCAATGTGGGCTGCtgacgctgctgctgctgcatatATGCCAACATAGCGGCCTTGTTCTGTCCAGATAATGTAACCCCTTGTCCACATTCCTTATAATGGGTAAGAGGTTTTGTATTCCCATAGTCCAGTACAGAGGTTTGATTTGACACAGAGTTTTGGGTCAAGTTGTTCTGCTGATGGCTTAATATATTACCACCATGATAACCAGCCCTGGGAGAACTCTTGTTTGGTATATTGGATATCATGAGTTTCTGATTATTGAAGTCTTGTTGGTAAACTGAAGGGCTAGTGGGATTCTCCATGGTGTATGGGACAGTCAGTGGACTATGAGAAGACCCTGACTGCTGCCAGCTAGAAATCTGGTTGGATTGGTGGACTTGCTGCTGATTCTGTAACAACTGATCTCGCTTCTGCTTTGCCGCTATTTGCTGAAGCTGTTTAGCAGATGACATCTCTTTAGTGCCCCCTGTATTTTGTCCAGGTAACAGTGAACTAGGCAGAGGCCTCTGCACATTCTGAGACTGGTTGGGTGATTGCATCATGGACTGGTTGGGATTATCAGTCACTGATTGACCAGACGGCTGGAACATTGTTTGAGAATTACTAACTGTTGGAGAAGCAGCACTAACAGGGACAGAAGAGGTACCAATAAAGGTTGTACCAGCAGAAGATGATCTGACTTGtggagatcccatctgatcttgctCAAAGTCAGCTGGAGAAAATTCAGTCTTTATGATGATGTCTTGTGGCAATGGTGTTTGTGCAGCTGAATTAGTAGAATCAGCATCCTTCTTTTCCTCAAAGTCTTCCGTAAAGAGATCTTTCATGTCTTCATCAGGCACTGATCTGTTCAGTTCATCAATGAGCTCCTTCCACTCTTGCTCATTAAGGTTAAGATCCGGCATCAAGTTGTTCTGAGATATAGAACTTCCTGGTCCCGTAATCATACAAGGAAGATCATCTGGTGGTTCTTGTTTGAGCTCTTTATTAATACCCAAAGTAAACGAGTCATTAGCATCACTGCTTCCATTCAACTGGAGGTTAGAGTCTGGTAGACACTTTTTGTTGATGCCATCTAGCCCCATGGAATGTTTCCCATTGAGATGCAAAGTGTCTCCACTGGATGGTTTGCTGTCAAGTTGATGGAGAGGAGATACAGGAGGAATTCCATTGGAGGAGCCGGTCAATCCACCAAGACTATCTTCATGACGCAATTTCTTGGGCACAGAAAACATGTCACCATAGCCATTCTGCTGGTCACCATTCTGAGGTGAAACAGAACTATCAAGCTTCCTTTTCACTGTTTCATGAAGCTGCTAAAagagaaacagtttcaaattagTCATACACTTCAGCATGCTCATCTTGACTTTCCAGCTGGCATCAGGCTATTACATGTGAAAGGTTATGATTTCCACTAtagtttcaaaatattttctggctaaggattttatttaattattttaaatgaggAATTAAAAGTGTTAATAAAACAGAATACTATTCACCATatattaggttttttaaaaaaaacaaaaaaaacttaaATTCTAAAATGAGAATGGAAAAATCTGACATTAACACAGCCAAACCATTCTCCAGTCTTAACAATGCATgaagagaaaaattaaaaatcagaAGCCAAAAAAAATTGACAGCTCAGAAAATGAAACTAACTAAACCAAGCTTTACTTAGGAATATTATCATCTAATGTTACCACCCTTTTAAATAAAGTGAGTTCCTATCCCCCAAGATGACCAAATCACAATAGCAATTTTTCAACTGTTTCTCAAAATGTACACTTTTTCCAGAAGAGCCAAAACCCCATTTTTGCTAGCTTTATATTTCCCAGAATGTTTTATTGCTTGTTGAAAACTACCTATTCTTAAATACTTCTGGATCggcactgccaaataatgttgtTTGATCTGCACTGACCtatattatatgggtctacaatgACCATATAATATAGTTGAAACAGCATTTTGGGCAGTGCCGATTTTCTTATTGACTAGAAACCCAGTAAAAGATCCAGTGGCAttattgaagcaattttgaaCTTGATCAGTCTTTGTATGGTGAATCACTTGAAGGCCCATATAAGAACAGCTAAATATGAATTGATATTTTAAATAGTTAAATAATGTCCTTATGCCTTTGAACTGCTGCCCGAGACAAAAAAGTGCCTTACACATGCAACTCCCATAGGATTGTCTAGCATACAAGCCATGAGTACAACagtcacatttttttaaagtcaaaagCAGTAGTCTTTGATGCTGGAAGAGGGTAATGTACTCTGCAGCTGCCACAGACTGTACTAATACAAACCAGAAGTTTGGAGCTCTTTGTAGGCTTCATGCAATCCAAATTAAGTTTGTTAAACGTATTGGGATTGGGGATAATTGCCACCGGAGACAAGTAACAAGTTGCAATGCTTTCCTACTATAGAAGGACACATTTGCAACCAATACCCAAATatctatttaaaaaataacacttgAACTTCCAACTGGGAAAAATGAGAAAGCATACAaaacaaattaccgtatatactagagtataagatgagattttcagccctttttagggctgaaaaaaaaacccttggttTAAACTCAATTGAGgatcctggttagcttatattcaggtccACTCATACTCGagtaggtaatcagagttggacagtcttatcttaaattacagttttatgtaaatattcaaaaacatttaacctactgatatatcaattaatgtaattttattggtatctatttttatttttgaaatttactattagctgctgtatttcccacccttgtcttatactcaagtcaatttcccagatttttgtggtaaaattaggtgccttggcttatattcaggtcagcttatactcgagtatatacggggtaCTTTTAAATATCTGCATGAAACAGCTTGGAAATGTGTTATCTTGTTCTTGATGATGTTCAGTGAAGAGGAGACAATGGCCAACTGGTCAACGGACTCAATAGTATAAATGAGAGCCAATAAACTGAAACTCATTGCAAACAAGATGGGAGTCAGTACTAGGCGGTGGTTCATCCATTTCATTAAGAGATGCTCAACTCCTAGAAGAATTATAGTTTGGAGATGCCCATAAATCTGACTCTGCCATTTGAGGGTCATGATGGACAGAGTTCTTTTACCAGCTGCTTTCCACCTTGTTACCATTATCCATGTATTTATAAAGTCCCATCTTGTGTGAGTCATATGTGGGCTATTTCTGGAGATGGCTGGAGTGAGGCTACTTGCTGGTGATGGTCTGTTCTGAAAATACCAGCAGTGCTAATTTAGCCGTCATTTCTCAGGTCTCAATTCAAAATGTTGGTACTGTCCTTTAAAGGCCTATGTGATAAAGACCAAGTCATCTGAAAGTGTATCTTCTGTAATGTTTATACCAAATTATTATcttggcttgggggggggggcggtcggGGTATTTTCTTTGGCAGCTACTGCTCACAAGGATGTGACTGCCACCACTTTAATAGCTCAGATTTTATTAATGATCAATAACACTTTAAAATTCTATATTTATTAAGTTGATATCTTTGCTTTGGttatgatttttttgttttgtgatttTTCATGTGTAAACTACCAAGTCTAAAAATACGTAGGTGGTAAATAATGTTTAATTAATAAGCAAATCTTTACTCTTCAAATTTTTAGATGTTATGTACATGTTATTTTACAGATTTGCAGCAGAGCTGGGTTTTCACATAGAGAAAGAGCTCAGTGAGAGCTATCTACCAGAGGCCCAACTGCAGTGCACTTGCTATTTCAAAACCTGAAAAGGGGGAAAACAGTAGCCAATCTTAATCGTCTACCCTCTCTTCTAAAGTAACTCAAATTTACACCAAGTTCCTTCAAGTGGCTCCAAACTCTTGAAATTTAGTATTGAAAAACAGGTTTCATTCAGGGAAAACATGACACAATCACAATGAAAATCTGTATTCTAACATGCATTAGTCATATTTTCATATTTCCCTGCCCTCTCCCTTTTAATATGTGGACAAATGCAGATTATAATAGTATCACTTCCATAAGTTTTAACTTTATGTGTCACAGAATCTATCTGGTAAGAGCCACCACAATCATGTCAGGAGTTGACTCTGAAATTAAAATTCTCATTCATTCTCCCTGTTCTAAGGCACACTCCCTGTtataaaacaaacagaaacatttGTCAAAGCTAGAATGCAAGAAAATAATCAGTAGTTAAGTGAACTGTATCACAGTTCAGGAACTCAGATGATCCATAGATCATCACACCACACTCTGGCAAACATTTCTTGAACTGATCTTTAAATCACAATTAAGTTCTATATCTAGTTTTCTTGGGGATGTCAAGTAAAAGGATTCTTTTTTCCCATATATGGTGAACTCACAGGAAAGCGAAAACATAGAATAGATAGGTTAATTTGAAATTCTAAAGATTGACTTTGCAATGCTTTTATTGAATATTATGGACAAAGATTTAGATAGCAGATATGGATTATTTTTCCAATATATAACAACAGCTGCAAGAGTATTGTTGGCCCAAATTTAGAATAGATTGAAATGGAGACAGAGGGAGAATAATTGTCAAAGTTGCTATGTTAGCCCACATTGTCAAATTAATATGGATCTTAAGGAATAAACAAACTAAAGATTTTTCTGAAGGATTGGAAGCCATATATGGACTTCTTGAGCAAGGGGAACAATAATGATGCAATTTTGTGCAGGCATGGGTATTAACAATTCTTGTAGGaatatttttctcccttttggTATTTTTTTCTTAATAATTCATTACAGTTTGAATTGGATAGGGGTCAGAGCCCCATGTTGTGTTAGACTGCCAGTATTTAGTGTTTTAGtataatttactagctgtgcccagtcacacgttgctgtggcttatgggaatactttgttggctaggtggaatagcagtgaatagcctcgcagcctcaaagcctggccgttttctttttatgggaaagtgagctggaatacaatggaataggggtgctgcttggaaggctggatacTTGCGCTCTAGGGGAATGTTTTtatgggctgctagaattgcaattaaTAGCCTGGCTACAcaactgtatgaaatccacactgaactggattacagtgttccctcatttatcacaggggttacattccaggaccatccgcaataagtgaaaatccgcaaagtagggacactatattttaatatttatacattattttagtagttatacgctATTTTAAGTCTGTAtaaaccaatcgtgtgttgataaatcgcctccttctcctcccgttgctgcttgggctccttttgtctcccttcggcttctcctttctctcttccttaggctgtaaattgtcattttttatgatttataatattcttttagagtttattgaaaaactgcaaaacattcaatccgcgaaaagcgaacagcgaagtagtgagggaacactgtatatgccagtgtggactcgagataacccagttcaaagcaggtactgtggattatatctgccttggcattctgccttgactgtgtggaagggccttgagtctacaatgtcatatcactgagttcaaatcagataatctgtattttatcagcagtgtggaagagacttaAAAGTGAGGCCTAATACTGCCTgtcgccattgtggctgagtaggttgctaggagacaatgAGACGGGGCCTAAAGGGTGTGGGGCATACCCTTCTGAACAGTACCCAAGGAGAAAACGGCTGTTCCgcatcctctaatttggacttttt
Protein-coding sequences here:
- the maml1 gene encoding mastermind-like protein 1 isoform X1, which gives rise to MVLAPSPMAEFAVPRHSAVMERLRRRIELCRRHHSACESRYQAVSPERLELERQQTFALHQRCLQAKAKRAGKHRQAPPPPQAQAPQAAASAAPPSAPPVSSVQAPGPAASANGLDADAAAAGGEQAPQAQQHGRSSSSSALIAQLHETVKRKLDSSVSPQNGDQQNGYGDMFSVPKKLRHEDSLGGLTGSSNGIPPVSPLHQLDSKPSSGDTLHLNGKHSMGLDGINKKCLPDSNLQLNGSSDANDSFTLGINKELKQEPPDDLPCMITGPGSSISQNNLMPDLNLNEQEWKELIDELNRSVPDEDMKDLFTEDFEEKKDADSTNSAAQTPLPQDIIIKTEFSPADFEQDQMGSPQVRSSSAGTTFIGTSSVPVSAASPTVSNSQTMFQPSGQSVTDNPNQSMMQSPNQSQNVQRPLPSSLLPGQNTGGTKEMSSAKQLQQIAAKQKRDQLLQNQQQVHQSNQISSWQQSGSSHSPLTVPYTMENPTSPSVYQQDFNNQKLMISNIPNKSSPRAGYHGGNILSHQQNNLTQNSVSNQTSVLDYGNTKPLTHYKECGQGVTLSGQNKAAMLAYMQQQQRQQPTLPHMSEEQNGMFAVKKSGNIAYRPLVSHSQEQNPPASVPRIPVTVTGPGGSTQPPSVSMAGNHGNTAYLNSQQQAAVMKQHQMLLDQQKQREQQQKHLLMEQQKQFLMGQRQLLAEQEKQRHHQEQQLQRHLTRPPPQYQDQTPNPYQQQVGQFTGSSPAMAGVNNLGQSNSNSPRMFSQPQNMMQIGTGHSSVSSSSSQQDRGVTQYSGLQSIQRSGLYNMASGMTQMVPQHANPSVNGQPQMQRPPGLAQGTALPAGYGQSTLGNPSISQQHNKGALNPTLPKPQMTRMPTTIGAQNPSWQHQGMSNLNAQAQGNSGLASFTPSSTFHMQQTHLKLASQQFAQGMPQVSLNPGRPMGSMNTSVSGQVLPSISAQQRTNPPTQQPVPSQQVLPGLSQAVPDLTAFSQNQSQPMPSRATLHCGQGYPLRTASQELPFAYNSPSGGNGLPSLPGDTDLIDTFLKNRTSEEWMNDLDELLGSH
- the maml1 gene encoding mastermind-like protein 1 isoform X2: MVLAPSPMAEFAVPRHSAVMERLRRRIELCRRHHSACESRYQAVSPERLELERQQTFALHQRCLQAKAKRAGKHRQAPPPPQAQAPQAAASAAPPSAPPVSSVQAPGPAASANGLDADAAAAGGEQAPQAQQHGRSSSSSALIALHETVKRKLDSSVSPQNGDQQNGYGDMFSVPKKLRHEDSLGGLTGSSNGIPPVSPLHQLDSKPSSGDTLHLNGKHSMGLDGINKKCLPDSNLQLNGSSDANDSFTLGINKELKQEPPDDLPCMITGPGSSISQNNLMPDLNLNEQEWKELIDELNRSVPDEDMKDLFTEDFEEKKDADSTNSAAQTPLPQDIIIKTEFSPADFEQDQMGSPQVRSSSAGTTFIGTSSVPVSAASPTVSNSQTMFQPSGQSVTDNPNQSMMQSPNQSQNVQRPLPSSLLPGQNTGGTKEMSSAKQLQQIAAKQKRDQLLQNQQQVHQSNQISSWQQSGSSHSPLTVPYTMENPTSPSVYQQDFNNQKLMISNIPNKSSPRAGYHGGNILSHQQNNLTQNSVSNQTSVLDYGNTKPLTHYKECGQGVTLSGQNKAAMLAYMQQQQRQQPTLPHMSEEQNGMFAVKKSGNIAYRPLVSHSQEQNPPASVPRIPVTVTGPGGSTQPPSVSMAGNHGNTAYLNSQQQAAVMKQHQMLLDQQKQREQQQKHLLMEQQKQFLMGQRQLLAEQEKQRHHQEQQLQRHLTRPPPQYQDQTPNPYQQQVGQFTGSSPAMAGVNNLGQSNSNSPRMFSQPQNMMQIGTGHSSVSSSSSQQDRGVTQYSGLQSIQRSGLYNMASGMTQMVPQHANPSVNGQPQMQRPPGLAQGTALPAGYGQSTLGNPSISQQHNKGALNPTLPKPQMTRMPTTIGAQNPSWQHQGMSNLNAQAQGNSGLASFTPSSTFHMQQTHLKLASQQFAQGMPQVSLNPGRPMGSMNTSVSGQVLPSISAQQRTNPPTQQPVPSQQVLPGLSQAVPDLTAFSQNQSQPMPSRATLHCGQGYPLRTASQELPFAYNSPSGGNGLPSLPGDTDLIDTFLKNRTSEEWMNDLDELLGSH